The nucleotide sequence TGCCTGCCGTATCAAACTTTGCGATGTCGAGGTCCAGATCGACGATACTTTGCAGGAGATTTAGCGTGCCAACGACGTTGGTATCGATTGTTTCGTATGGCCGGTCCCAAGAGTCGCCGACGTGAGCCTGCGCCGCGAGGTGGAAGATGATTGTTTCGGAGAAGTCAGCTAGCACTGAGAGAGCCTCCTTGACAGAATGAGCGTCCCGGAGATCCCCCCGATGGATCGTGATCGAATCACGCAAGTGCCGAATATTCCGGAGCTCGCCACTCGATGTCGCACGGACGAACACGTGGACGTTAGCGCCAAATTCGACAAGTTGTTCGGTGAGATGTGACCCGACGAACCCGTCGGCGCCGGTTATAAATACCGGGCGATCGGCGAATCGACGTTCGACATTCATATCTCTCAGAAACACGTGAGAGCCGTTAGTAATTTCCGATCATTTGCGTCTGCTACGTATACCATCAACTCTCTGTGTGTAGTCTTGAGAGGGTCGCTGCTGCTCCGGTGTTTTCGGTTAACTCAACAAGGTAGAGACTATAGACGGCGATATGGTCCAAGTACAGGAATCAAGACTGCCGGAGTACTCAATCCTCGGTGGGATACCGATTCCGCTTAGCTGAATACGTTACCCAAGCAATAGAAACATTCTATATTGTCCCACTGATTCGCTGATGTGATATCACAGTGGCCGACATTTACCAGTCGACGAAAGATCGGTTTCGAGACAATCCGTGGCTCTATCCGACCGCCGTATTTGCCCTCGCGCTGGTCGCCCGTTTCGGCTACTTATCGCGCATTCTCCAGGGATCGTATGGTATCCGAACACCACCAGATACGAACACTTTCCTCCGGACTTGCGACGTTCTCTTCACTGATCCGACCGCTATTGTCGCTCAGACAAAAGGAATCCAATATCTCGGATTTACCGTGCCTTTCTGTACTGTCGACCAACTCTCAGGAGGGAGCGGGCTTGCCTGGGTCCTCGTCCAGATCGTCCTCTCCGCCATCACTGCCGTGCTGGTCTATCATATAGCGAAACAACTCGCCAACGAGATTGCAGGCCTCGTCGCTGGCTTCTCTTTTGCCATCTTGTTCGATACGTTTCGATTCGCCATGTTTCTGCTCTCCGAGACCGTGTTTACGTTCGCCCTCGTGCTCTCGATCTGGGCGCTCGTCCAGTACCGGGTGACCCCGACACGACGGGCCAGGGTATCGGTAATCATTAGCCTCGGCCTTCTTGCCATCTCGAGGCCGTTCGGGCCACCGATCGTCGCCGGCTGGATCCTGTTGGAGGCACTGCCACGAGAAAGCAAGTACCGGACTGGCTTCCTTCCCCGACCGATCGCGATCGCTACGCTCGTGGCCATCCCTGTGGTGATGTTTCTGTTTTCGAGTGCACCGTCGAAGTTGGTACAGATTGAGCGCGGGTGGCGGGAGGGATGGATCATGTACAAAGGAAAATCGAACTTCATCATCACGGAATACGCATATTCGCCACGATCGGCCGGATCACTTCTGGCGTTCATCGTTTTCAACGTCGATCATATCGTGATCCTGGGTGTCGTGCGGACGCTGGTACTTTTTGTTCCGCTGATCGGCGGGGGCGGATTTAGCCCGTTCTGGACGGCACTCAATGTAGCTGTCCTCGGTCCACTAACTGTCCTCGGGTTTTATGGACTGCTTCGAGGTCGACAGTCACATCCTGCTCTCCTTTCGGTCGTCGCGATACCGCTCGTCGTCGTTGTCGGTATCGTGGCTATCACGTTTGTGAGTCTTTCGTGGCGGTACCGTGCGCCGCTGGGGCCGGTGCTCGCCATCATCGCCGGGTATGTAGTTGGTACGAACACCCGCGTCCAGAACACAATCACTTGGGTAGATGAACGCGTAACTTCCCAGTTGCAATAGACTCCCTCAACGCTCCTTGATTACGCGTTTCTCTCGTAGTGCTTTTCCAACCAGATTGAGCACCTTCGTTTGCTCTCGTTCCCAGTTGTATTGTTCTTCCAGCGCACGACGACCGTGCTGACCTAGCTCACGCGCTCGATCCGGGTCCGCGAGGAGCGATTCGATTCCGTCGGCCACTGCCTCCACATCGCCGGTGTCCACTGTGATCCCGCAACCAGTTTCCTCGATGATCTCCGGAAATCCACCGAAATTCGGTGCTACAACGGGCAGGCCGGCATTCATGTAGTCCGGGATCTTCCGTGTATTCCACCGCGATATTTCGTACACCTCGAGGCGCTGGTACGGTGCCACGGCGATATCGCCCCGGAGCAAGTGGTCGTGTACCTCGTCGTAGGGTACCTGACCAACGAATTCGACATCGTCGGAGACGCCGAGTTCACTAGCGCGCTCTTGCAGTCGTTCCAGCGTATCGTCGACAGCGCCGCCGACGACCAGCAATTCGATATTGTGATCGGGATGGATGTCGGAGAAGGCCTCCAACAGCGTTGGAACGCCTTTTCGTTCATCTACCAGACCAGCATAAACAATCGTCGTCGGTCCATCAGTCCCTTCCTGCTCAGGTGCTGGCTTTACACGTGGTAAATTATAGACGACATCCATGTTGTCGGTAAAGCCGCGATAGCGTTCGGCGAGCAGCCCCTCCGCAGTGTCGATGACGGTAATGCCTGCGACGCCGCGTAGACAGAGCCGT is from Halorhabdus sp. BNX81 and encodes:
- a CDS encoding glycosyltransferase family 39 protein; the encoded protein is MADIYQSTKDRFRDNPWLYPTAVFALALVARFGYLSRILQGSYGIRTPPDTNTFLRTCDVLFTDPTAIVAQTKGIQYLGFTVPFCTVDQLSGGSGLAWVLVQIVLSAITAVLVYHIAKQLANEIAGLVAGFSFAILFDTFRFAMFLLSETVFTFALVLSIWALVQYRVTPTRRARVSVIISLGLLAISRPFGPPIVAGWILLEALPRESKYRTGFLPRPIAIATLVAIPVVMFLFSSAPSKLVQIERGWREGWIMYKGKSNFIITEYAYSPRSAGSLLAFIVFNVDHIVILGVVRTLVLFVPLIGGGGFSPFWTALNVAVLGPLTVLGFYGLLRGRQSHPALLSVVAIPLVVVVGIVAITFVSLSWRYRAPLGPVLAIIAGYVVGTNTRVQNTITWVDERVTSQLQ
- a CDS encoding glycosyltransferase family 4 protein; the encoded protein is MASVLALFHRSTLNPRLELFAQALVDDGHNVEALCWRRGGASNAEGDVVPTTRINTPNFPMSLWNVFFIPILYCKFVVAIYRRQPDVLLCGHISLLPLAVLLGLLTRTPVVYDVVETYETGYRSRDSVLAGPFTTLVTGIERLCLRGVAGITVIDTAEGLLAERYRGFTDNMDVVYNLPRVKPAPEQEGTDGPTTIVYAGLVDERKGVPTLLEAFSDIHPDHNIELLVVGGAVDDTLERLQERASELGVSDDVEFVGQVPYDEVHDHLLRGDIAVAPYQRLEVYEISRWNTRKIPDYMNAGLPVVAPNFGGFPEIIEETGCGITVDTGDVEAVADGIESLLADPDRARELGQHGRRALEEQYNWEREQTKVLNLVGKALREKRVIKER